DNA sequence from the Prunus dulcis unplaced genomic scaffold, ALMONDv2, whole genome shotgun sequence genome:
CAACTGACTCACAATCTCTTGCCGTAGGCGACTGATCTCTATGCTTGCTTCCAATGAAGTTGAAAATAGTACGGCATTCAACCTAGCATTCAGCTCCAAAATCTCGGTTGCAGCTTCAGCAGTTACCTACATTTAGGCACATGCAATTACACCAATCACCACATGAAAATTCACAATGTATGAATATATCACGCCATGGAAGCTACTTACATGTGTCACACCAGCAGGTAATGGTAGATCAAGACTATCTTGCCCACGCGGTATCCGCACAAGTTTACTTCCATTTTCGGCTGCCCAGCATGGTATTCGCACTGACCATGGCTGAGGAGAGATGTTTCCTACCCTTATATTGGCCCCTACGAGATTTCGATCTTCTCCTTCCTGTGGAATTTAGGTATCATTTTAGATTGTTGAAAAATGATATGAATTTCATGCAGCAAGTGTAAGTACAGAACACGTGTTCAGTGTATAACGTACCGCTTCACGTAAGTCCTCATAGTGGCGGTACCTTATGTACTCATCTCTGTAGTGGCCATAGTTGGATGAATTTGCAAGCCATTCTGAAGCGGGGTACCCATTCAGTGCTTCCCTGACTTCTGCCTCATCAGTTAGCTTATAATCAGAAAGCATTGTCCTCGGTGGAATTTTGGGTACTTGAGGTTCTGTGGTGCCTAAACTTTGCATTGCGACTCGCTCTCCCAAAAACCAGGCTGAACCAGCTGGTCCCTCAAGTAGGATTCGTTTACGGGTTGTTGGCACACTATTTATGACGGCTTCCGGCATGTCGGATTCATTGGTCCCCCATGGGTTCCAATTAACCTGCAACACAAATTGGTTACCTCAGGGAATCATACATTTGAagctaaataaaatttcacacaaaCGTCGAGGTTTATACCTGATCATTTGTTAGATGTCGCATCATCACTCTAAAATGTTCCAAGTGATGTTGCAAGTCCCGCTTTGATTTTGCACCAACCCACCTCAATGTTCTGAGCCACGTGTTCAAGGTCCCACTGGGCCTTGATAAAGCAAACGGCTTTAGGTACTCGCAAGCCCATACCTACACAAGACAAGTTTACAAATTAGTAATTTAAGCAAAAAATTATGTTGCACTTTGCGGATATTCAATTCGATGACACTAACCTCCCATGCCCTCCAATACCCGCCCATGCTTGATGACCTGCCCCTGGAACAAGAATCCAATGATCTATACAAGCAAGCCAACGCCGCACCGCCCCAGTCGTATTTACCAATGTCTGAGACTATTTCCAGACAGGGGGCATAGTGCATACTCACGTATTGGCTCTTGTCATTGAGGAATGAGGAGCCAATCAAGCACAGTATAAATGCCCTTGCAATTTGGTCAGCTTCTTTATCATCTTTCGGATTCTTCTTCCAGTACGGAGTGCAAAGGCTTTCATACGGCACTCTCCTTTCCCCTGCCAGTAGGTCTGCAATTGGTTTCCCAAACAATTTCACCACCTTGTTCTTATTTCTGTAAATGTCCAAGTCGTACGTTAATCGCTTCCCACCAACACGCAATCCTGTGATTGCTGCGAAGTCCGTCGGGGTCATTGTCATCTCTCCAACTTCATCGAAGTGGAATGTGTGGGTAGTGTCCCACCATCTCTCAGCTAAGGCCACAAGTAATGGCCTATCCCCTTTCTTTCCATGTCCCAGTATTGacaaaaagggcaaaaatCCAGATTCTTTCACCTTTGCTTTCACCGTGTCGTGCATTGCTTTGTTATACCATGTAGCACATATGTCGTTGTTTCCACACcctctgattttttttaaagtgagcTGCATAAAACACAACGGTTTTAGTAATCTTCATTTGATTGTCACCctctaaaaataaattattccaatgTGTGAAATGCCAAATGTAAACTTAAATAATAATACCTTGAAGGAGATATGTTCCTCCAAATCGAAGTGAAGCAAGGGTGAACAAGGATTGCGGTCTCTTGGTATGAACACACGTACCCCGAACACCCCATTACCCATAGGACCCGATATTCGTTTTGCTGGCGTCCGTTTTTTCGAGCTTGAGGAAGCCGCTGAAGAGTTACCTTTCGTACCCTTTGCAACTGTGGTCTTCGGGCGACGGGAACCTTCATGAGATGCTCCAACCTCGGTGCACTTGTTATTCGTCCTCATTGTTGATTCGAATATCCTTCATTATTGATTTCAAATGGCAAACAATGAAACAGATTATCTCTACCTCAACATCAAACAATATAGTAactattttgaccaaaaataaacaacacaGTAACATGACATAATCTGAACATACGTTCAAAAACATTTCACAACGTTCCGTACTCATTGCATTTCTTTCTCTATGTTGtttacaaacaaaatttcattccTTCCCAGCCCAGTAGGCATTGCCTCACATGTGCATTGTTAAGTGAAGGCTTCATTTCAATTAGGAATCTCTTATGCAGGTAAGAACGGATAATTGGTGGATTAACTTCAGTAATGTAGTTCTTATGTTTATATCATAAACAAAAGTATACATTAGGTCGTCACTGGTTGTATTAAATAATAGAACAAACAGGGAGTAGATTGCACTACAAGGATGCAGACAAAATAACAGAAAAACACagaaacacacacacattgcTCCAACAAAACCCACAAGCATCAATACCATACCAAACAATATCAACAAGTAATACACTACATGAAAATTCACAAAGAATTTCCATCTGCAGTCTCCACATTGTACTTTTGATGACAGTCTCCCTTCATAATTTATAAAGTAGTAGTTAAGAAAGCAAGGCCAACCAGTCGGAGCTATTCATCTTGCTCTAAATTATCACCTATCTCCATTAAAATCATCTTTTTAGTGTAAAACGCAATGGAACTAAAAAACTGAATTCTGCAGAACATCAAAACACAAGTAAGATAGAAAAAGATCAAAGCACACCATTAATAGGACAGCATCCAGTATTGGTCTTCCTACCCAAAGATTTTGATAACTAAAGAGTCATTTGGATGATAAAAGTTTCGTAACTAATAGACAACGGCAAAACATACACATGGTA
Encoded proteins:
- the LOC117613095 gene encoding uncharacterized protein LOC117613095, which gives rise to MHYAPCLEIVSDIGKYDWGGAALACLYRSLDSCSRGRSSSMGGYWRAWEVWACEYLKPFALSRPSGTLNTWLRTLRWVGAKSKRDLQHHLEHFRVMMRHLTNDQVNWNPWGTNESDMPEAVINSVPTTRKRILLEGPAGSAWFLGERVAMQSLGTTEPQVPKIPPRTMLSDYKLTDEAEVREALNGYPASEWLANSSNYGHYRDEYIRYRHYEDLREAEGEDRNLVGANIRVGNISPQPWSVRIPCWAAENGSKLVRIPRGQDSLDLPLPAGVTHVTAEAATEILELNARLNAVLFSTSLEASIEISRLRQEIEKLKNTSGTTIASSGIGEDVLDDDAEHEFRTKFKADHIGRKGKTKIVIPEEHEEDEEEEEEEEEEEDEEEDEDDAWIDETEVGDEDEEADEDEVGDEDEEADDGRAAAKGNLNAEQDSTHQKGKVEKSLRSRTPKRKKTK
- the LOC117613098 gene encoding uncharacterized protein LOC117613098; its protein translation is MRTNNKCTEVGASHEGSRRPKTTVAKGTKGNSSAASSSSKKRTPAKRISGPMGNGVFGVRVFIPRDRNPCSPLLHFDLEEHISFKLTLKKIRGCGNNDICATWYNKAMHDTVKAKVKESGFLPFLSILGHGKKGDRPLLVALAERWWDTTHTFHFDEVGEMTMTPTDFAAITGLRVGGKRLTYDLDIYRNKNKVVKLFGKPIADLLAGERRVPYESLCTPYWKKNPKDDKEADQIARAFILANT